The following proteins are encoded in a genomic region of Terriglobia bacterium:
- a CDS encoding glycosyltransferase, which translates to MVLNEMSRIRASVIIPVRNGCRTLPQCLRSIFASSYKDFECIVVDDESSDHSADLAESIGVRVIRLDRRQGAATARNRGAEAAEGDILVFTDADVQIYADTLEKTVKVFAEEPDLAAVFGSYDNDPACVNFCSQYKNLFHHFIHQHGREDAGTFWSGFGAIRKTAFIGVAGFDPRCRMMEDIQLGYKLKAIGCRIRLNKSLVVKHLKNYSFLSLVKSDLFDRAVPWTMLMLRHGRMADDLNLKPRYKISAACSLLVVFCLVLAPLSIWFLAVIPFLMGAFLILNVDLSRFFLGARGARFAVKALALYFLYYLYSMVGFALGIVRYLGWRYFSRPG; encoded by the coding sequence ATGGTATTGAATGAGATGAGCCGGATTAGAGCTTCCGTTATCATCCCTGTCCGAAATGGATGCCGGACACTCCCGCAGTGCCTCCGGAGCATATTTGCTTCCTCATATAAGGATTTTGAGTGCATTGTTGTGGATGACGAATCAAGCGATCACAGTGCGGATCTGGCAGAATCAATAGGAGTAAGAGTCATACGTTTGGACCGCCGGCAGGGTGCTGCAACTGCAAGAAACCGGGGAGCAGAGGCTGCTGAGGGAGATATCCTGGTATTTACGGATGCGGATGTTCAAATCTATGCAGATACACTGGAAAAGACCGTCAAGGTCTTTGCCGAGGAACCGGATCTGGCTGCAGTATTCGGATCTTACGATAATGATCCTGCATGCGTCAATTTCTGCTCGCAATACAAGAACCTGTTCCATCATTTCATCCATCAACACGGCCGAGAGGACGCCGGGACATTTTGGAGCGGCTTTGGCGCCATACGGAAGACCGCTTTTATAGGGGTTGCGGGATTCGACCCACGCTGCAGAATGATGGAAGACATACAGCTCGGGTACAAACTCAAGGCGATAGGATGCAGGATACGGCTGAACAAAAGTTTAGTTGTCAAACACCTGAAGAACTACTCTTTTTTGAGCTTGGTCAAGTCGGATCTATTTGACCGGGCAGTGCCGTGGACGATGCTAATGCTGCGTCACGGTAGGATGGCCGATGACCTTAACCTAAAGCCAAGATATAAGATAAGCGCTGCATGTTCTCTTTTAGTGGTTTTTTGCCTCGTTCTGGCACCTTTATCCATATGGTTCTTGGCCGTGATTCCTTTTCTGATGGGTGCCTTCTTAATATTAAACGTTGATCTATCTCGCTTTTTTCTTGGCGCGCGTGGTGCGCGATTTGCCGTCAAGGCACTGGCGCTCTATTTTTTGTATTATCTTTACAGTATGGTCGGCTTCGCGCTGGGAATTGTTAGATATTTGGGCTGGAGGTATTTTAGCCGCCCGGGCTGA
- a CDS encoding YfhO family protein gives MLTLTVLHKLVTLGFITIGNVEDHLRLIYPYRVFDAEHLQSLSVPLWNPYTFSGFPYLASLRCRIFYPVNFILFLLPAHLAMNFSLVLHVFLAGLFMYLLAREMAMDKVSASACAVAFMFSGFFIDELWWGHETVLSSMCWTPLIFLFFLWGLRKRKIVYGLLGGFVFGVQLFAGHPQCPYYGLVSLFLFSIYLFIFYLIRGERQIAFCAIVTFIAIAVVGCALCAVQLVPAAELARYSVRGAVEQNYAAFTRWSMAPSYLVTFLLPRSSAVFGAGSFPFPVAIGYVGGFGLFMVAISFFMIRNRYVLFFWILTLFALVLAMGRYTPIYALFYRCFPGFDTFRNPILLLYVYSFAASVLVGFGVFHVRNQVWKLTERAIKRTKLLLLGVGTCCLGIAMAAGISSSSVIAVQARSPQYDLAVGDNSLGAAGTIVKYFEKYRDTLTHDVGLIGLMAVLAILPLSVRKRTVWRNYVLAIAMPLFIFGDLWIYAARFLKTYDLTPFTGKGKAVDFLSKEKLPFRVLPMLDYPEQDAVLKLNRISSINGYGSLEILKDYADFVAAFQNREPVQEFTILRFSNCSSVAVNLLNTKYILTATALQGPGFKLVCTDRIPAAKTWDPDRKDTVKVNLYENRSALPRAFVMHRAVVKSDRKSILQAMRDPAFNAEEVVFVEEQPQIKLENVSPAQDDSKVSFRTYLEEEIVLDLRLNRSGVLFLSEIYYPGWEAFVDGKETKIYRADYLFRSVFLEAGGHSVRFVYRPVSYRIGVIASLATLLFLPAAVVFHTVRNRNTAETPQGRNF, from the coding sequence GTGCTAACGCTGACAGTTTTGCACAAACTGGTCACATTGGGGTTTATAACAATCGGAAATGTCGAAGATCACCTCCGTCTTATATATCCGTACCGCGTCTTCGATGCTGAACATCTGCAATCTTTGTCAGTTCCACTCTGGAATCCTTATACTTTTTCTGGATTTCCCTACCTTGCCAGCTTGCGCTGCCGCATCTTTTATCCAGTCAATTTTATCCTGTTTCTTCTTCCTGCACATCTCGCCATGAATTTCAGTCTTGTTCTGCACGTTTTTCTGGCCGGACTTTTCATGTATCTCCTGGCTCGCGAGATGGCCATGGATAAGGTCAGCGCTTCCGCGTGCGCTGTTGCCTTTATGTTCAGCGGATTTTTTATCGATGAGCTGTGGTGGGGACACGAGACCGTGCTCAGTTCCATGTGCTGGACGCCCCTGATATTTTTGTTTTTCCTGTGGGGTTTACGTAAAAGGAAAATTGTCTACGGTCTGCTCGGAGGCTTCGTTTTTGGTGTGCAGCTCTTCGCCGGGCACCCACAATGTCCTTACTATGGTCTTGTGTCGCTGTTTCTGTTTTCGATTTATCTTTTCATATTTTATTTGATCCGAGGAGAACGGCAAATTGCCTTTTGTGCGATTGTAACCTTTATTGCAATCGCTGTCGTCGGATGCGCCTTGTGCGCCGTGCAGCTGGTTCCTGCGGCTGAGCTTGCTCGGTATTCCGTCCGCGGCGCCGTCGAACAGAATTATGCTGCGTTCACACGATGGTCCATGGCGCCGTCCTATTTAGTGACCTTTTTACTTCCCCGAAGTTCAGCGGTTTTTGGCGCCGGCAGTTTTCCGTTTCCCGTTGCGATCGGATATGTGGGCGGTTTTGGATTGTTCATGGTGGCGATCTCATTTTTTATGATTAGAAACAGATACGTTCTGTTTTTCTGGATCTTGACTTTGTTTGCGCTGGTCCTTGCGATGGGAAGATATACTCCAATTTATGCTTTATTTTACCGATGTTTCCCCGGGTTCGACACCTTTAGAAATCCGATTCTGCTGCTGTATGTTTATTCTTTTGCTGCTTCTGTTCTGGTGGGCTTCGGCGTGTTTCATGTAAGGAACCAGGTTTGGAAGTTGACTGAAAGGGCCATAAAGCGGACGAAGCTTTTATTATTAGGTGTCGGAACTTGCTGCCTGGGCATTGCCATGGCGGCCGGTATATCTTCCTCATCGGTTATCGCAGTACAGGCCCGCTCGCCGCAGTACGATCTTGCTGTTGGCGACAACAGCCTTGGAGCGGCCGGTACGATAGTAAAATATTTCGAAAAATACCGGGATACACTAACTCATGATGTTGGCTTGATCGGGCTGATGGCTGTGCTTGCGATTCTGCCCCTGAGTGTTCGCAAGCGGACCGTATGGAGAAATTACGTACTGGCGATTGCGATGCCGCTGTTTATATTTGGCGATCTCTGGATCTATGCTGCGAGGTTTCTGAAAACCTATGATTTGACGCCGTTTACCGGAAAGGGAAAGGCGGTCGACTTTCTCAGTAAGGAGAAACTGCCATTTCGTGTCCTGCCTATGTTGGACTATCCTGAACAGGATGCGGTTTTGAAGCTCAACAGGATCTCCAGCATCAACGGTTACGGGTCACTCGAGATTCTGAAAGATTATGCCGATTTTGTTGCTGCATTTCAGAATCGGGAGCCCGTTCAAGAGTTCACCATTCTGCGGTTCTCAAATTGTTCTTCTGTAGCTGTAAATCTGCTGAATACGAAGTATATCCTGACAGCCACGGCGCTTCAGGGACCTGGTTTTAAGCTTGTTTGTACTGATCGTATTCCTGCGGCAAAGACGTGGGATCCTGACAGGAAAGACACGGTGAAGGTTAACCTCTATGAGAACCGTTCTGCCTTGCCCAGGGCATTTGTCATGCACAGGGCGGTGGTCAAAAGCGACAGAAAGAGCATTTTGCAGGCGATGAGGGACCCGGCTTTTAATGCGGAGGAGGTTGTCTTTGTGGAGGAACAGCCTCAGATAAAATTGGAAAATGTTTCGCCTGCCCAGGACGATAGCAAAGTGTCCTTTCGGACTTACCTGGAGGAAGAGATCGTGCTGGACCTGAGGTTGAATCGCAGCGGGGTTCTCTTTCTAAGCGAGATATACTATCCTGGCTGGGAAGCATTTGTCGATGGCAAGGAGACAAAAATCTATCGCGCCGACTACCTGTTCCGGTCGGTATTTTTAGAGGCGGGAGGTCACTCGGTGCGGTTTGTTTACAGGCCTGTCTCATATCGAATTGGCGTGATCGCCTCTTTGGCTACCTTGCTCTTTCTTCCTGCAGCAGTTGTATTTCACACAGTTCGAAACAGAAACACAGCCGAGACACCGCAGGGCAGAAATTTTTGA
- a CDS encoding glycosyltransferase family 39 protein codes for MGIKVNKDLMLALCLGLLCLVTRLPFASRLLFNSDSTRFALAMTHYDVSQMRPHAPGYILYVAAAKLVNLFVHEEGASLVAVSIIASVMTVVGLYYLALNMFGRSNAILSAALFLSSPLVWYNGEMPFTYVLDAFFGVMFAYSCYQIVLKNRKWIYLSAVFLGLATGVRQSAIMVLLPLWIFALRKSPRKSVLLAVCVFALCCCTWFFPIILLSGGLEGYLGALYGQFSRVVVDPLPYLSQIKIRGTILAGFMVYSLTVGIVPMTYYCGRFFRLPFIISDARLQLMLIWVVPATLFYLGVTLYNPGQVIVILPPLFVFLSESLKALAADVDCAAGLLMGNGRSRSLKGFPFLLNKNILVASSVILILAVNVWLFIFADTAVSYDAIKSGDQQLAEHIKLTHEVRSPQKAMILACRVNTQAGYYLPDYLICCPFPLIFSRSIIPIEAQNVYFTSHHDTTPRTYWMPTDFILEPIPLPDYVDTLVVWEDEIAGFYVSDAVPLGSRMSASGLVRIYFLKVRAGEKIYYDFHKWSVR; via the coding sequence TTGGGAATCAAGGTCAACAAGGACCTCATGTTGGCACTTTGCCTGGGCTTGCTCTGCTTAGTGACGCGGCTGCCATTTGCCAGCAGGCTGCTATTTAACAGCGATTCAACGCGCTTCGCTTTAGCCATGACGCACTATGACGTCAGCCAAATGCGTCCCCACGCCCCAGGATATATTCTTTATGTCGCCGCTGCCAAGCTTGTGAATTTGTTCGTGCATGAGGAAGGCGCGAGTCTGGTGGCGGTGAGTATAATCGCGAGTGTCATGACCGTGGTGGGGTTATATTATTTGGCGCTGAACATGTTCGGACGTTCAAATGCAATCTTGAGTGCGGCCCTATTTTTGAGTTCCCCCCTCGTTTGGTACAATGGAGAAATGCCCTTTACATATGTCCTTGATGCATTCTTCGGCGTCATGTTTGCATATTCATGTTATCAGATCGTCCTCAAAAACCGCAAGTGGATATATTTGTCGGCTGTGTTTCTCGGCCTGGCAACGGGAGTGCGCCAGAGCGCAATTATGGTTCTATTGCCTCTTTGGATATTCGCTTTGAGAAAGTCACCGCGTAAATCTGTATTGCTCGCTGTTTGTGTGTTCGCGCTATGCTGTTGCACATGGTTTTTTCCGATAATTCTACTTTCCGGTGGCTTAGAAGGTTATCTTGGCGCCCTGTACGGGCAATTCAGCAGAGTGGTTGTGGATCCGTTGCCTTATTTGTCTCAAATCAAAATTCGGGGAACCATTTTGGCTGGCTTTATGGTCTACAGCCTGACTGTGGGGATTGTTCCCATGACCTACTACTGTGGCCGGTTTTTTCGCCTACCATTTATTATTTCGGATGCCAGGCTGCAGTTGATGCTTATTTGGGTCGTGCCGGCGACGTTATTTTACCTCGGAGTGACTCTTTATAATCCGGGTCAGGTGATCGTGATTTTGCCGCCCTTATTTGTATTCCTGTCAGAGTCACTAAAGGCGCTGGCTGCGGATGTGGACTGTGCTGCTGGATTGCTCATGGGGAATGGGAGATCAAGGTCCTTGAAGGGGTTTCCGTTTCTGTTGAACAAAAATATTTTGGTGGCCTCTTCTGTGATTTTAATTCTCGCGGTTAATGTTTGGCTTTTCATTTTCGCTGATACCGCTGTGTCCTATGACGCTATCAAAAGTGGGGACCAACAATTGGCGGAACATATCAAGTTGACGCATGAGGTAAGGTCACCTCAGAAGGCAATGATTCTGGCTTGCCGGGTCAACACCCAGGCCGGCTACTATCTGCCTGATTATTTGATATGTTGCCCGTTTCCTCTGATATTCAGTAGGTCCATAATTCCTATTGAGGCTCAAAATGTTTATTTCACGAGTCATCACGACACTACTCCGCGGACGTATTGGATGCCTACAGATTTTATTTTGGAGCCGATACCGTTGCCCGATTATGTCGACACGCTTGTAGTGTGGGAAGACGAAATTGCGGGTTTTTACGTTAGCGATGCCGTACCTCTTGGGTCGAGAATGTCCGCTTCAGGCCTTGTAAGAATCTACTTTTTGAAGGTGAGAGCTGGCGAAAAAATATATTATGATTTTCACAAATGGTCCGTGCGATAG
- a CDS encoding B12-binding domain-containing radical SAM protein codes for MTRVLFLQNVPFEYMGPMYISALLKEHGHDCRLIIVSQCPDYLQRIADYDPGLVAFSTMTGPHRWVLKTAGEIKRQLNKSVILGGPHATFFPEIIEEPCVDMVCVGEGEFALLELADRLDRGDNISDIRNLWVKSDHSEIIKNDLRPLIDNLDALPFPDRTLYDDCTLLRSVPAMKFLTGRGCPYRCSFCFNHRFNELHRGLGKIVRKRGIDSLIKEIKATADAYNLRLIRFPDDTFTIHKEWLLEFLARYKSEVNLPFTGLARANELDEAVIQMLKSSGCLNVFFGVETGDERLRNQVLKKHLTDKQLLEAANSLRKYGVRFGTYNMFGLPHESLDKSFLTIEFNQKLKPDYTINNLFQPYPKTEIADYAVSHGFLDRSPEYLETMNEGSILNLAQINQIVNVSRFASLAIKYPFLLPLIKLLVKLPPNRIFKLIFDLSSAPAMKSNMNLSWMNLVRWGLQLRKIV; via the coding sequence ATGACTAGAGTGTTGTTTCTGCAGAATGTGCCTTTTGAATATATGGGGCCTATGTATATCTCGGCTCTGTTAAAAGAGCACGGCCATGACTGCCGACTCATTATCGTGAGCCAATGCCCCGACTACCTGCAAAGGATCGCAGATTACGATCCCGGACTTGTTGCTTTTTCCACGATGACGGGACCACATCGGTGGGTGCTCAAGACTGCCGGCGAGATCAAGCGCCAGCTGAACAAAAGCGTGATCCTGGGCGGACCGCATGCTACATTTTTTCCAGAGATTATCGAGGAACCATGCGTGGACATGGTTTGTGTGGGCGAAGGAGAATTTGCTTTGCTCGAGCTTGCCGACAGACTTGATCGTGGCGACAATATTTCCGATATCCGGAACCTGTGGGTTAAGAGCGACCATTCCGAAATCATCAAAAATGATCTGAGGCCTTTGATTGATAATCTGGACGCCTTACCTTTTCCCGACAGAACGCTTTATGACGACTGCACGTTGCTTCGTTCTGTTCCGGCGATGAAGTTTCTGACAGGCAGGGGGTGCCCCTACCGCTGTAGTTTTTGCTTCAACCACAGGTTCAACGAGCTCCACCGCGGCTTAGGGAAAATTGTGCGAAAGAGAGGCATTGATAGTCTCATCAAGGAGATCAAAGCAACGGCCGATGCCTATAATCTCCGATTGATTCGCTTTCCTGACGACACCTTTACCATTCACAAAGAGTGGTTGTTGGAGTTCTTGGCGAGGTACAAGAGCGAAGTGAATCTGCCCTTTACGGGCTTGGCCAGAGCCAATGAGCTGGATGAAGCTGTGATTCAGATGCTGAAATCTTCCGGATGTCTCAATGTTTTTTTTGGTGTTGAAACCGGCGACGAGCGCCTGAGGAATCAGGTACTAAAGAAACACTTGACGGATAAACAGCTGCTCGAGGCCGCAAACTCACTGAGGAAATACGGAGTGCGATTCGGAACATACAATATGTTTGGGCTGCCGCACGAAAGCCTGGACAAATCGTTTCTGACTATAGAGTTCAATCAAAAACTAAAACCTGATTACACTATCAATAACCTGTTCCAGCCTTATCCAAAAACAGAAATTGCAGATTATGCCGTCTCACACGGCTTTCTGGACCGGAGCCCTGAATATTTGGAAACGATGAACGAGGGCAGTATTTTGAATCTTGCGCAGATCAATCAAATTGTGAACGTGAGCAGGTTTGCGAGCCTGGCCATCAAGTATCCCTTTCTTTTGCCTCTGATCAAATTGCTTGTTAAATTGCCTCCGAACAGGATCTTCAAGCTCATTTTCGACCTGAGCAGCGCTCCGGCAATGAAGAGCAATATGAATCTTAGCTGGATGAACCTTGTACGATGGGGATTGCAGCTGCGCAAGATAGTGTGA
- a CDS encoding B12-binding domain-containing radical SAM protein, protein MKIALVNPYQRRLVSRKGKIYNRVWPPLELANTGAVLEGQGHEVRIVDANAMALAPEKVADLVSGFDKVFVSSSSLDRWQCPCLDIEPFLNAVCQINRVSDEIYVIGVHGTVKPAEILELTRAKAVIRGEPEITVAELCEGRPLSEIKGLAFREAGKVILTEEQRPVDLNNLPKPAFHLLPMNRYHYEVLGYNFTLFEGSRGCASKCRFCLLKMYGLGVRRKKLEKLIEEVEYAIASFGIKRAYFMDLEFTVFRDQVLDLCDYLSRKRYDFCWTCQTRLDLVDEHLLRKMKQAGCRLIHFGVEAGGDGLLARVNKKITIRQIEEGMHLVHQADIDSACFFMLGFPNSDAGEMEETINFAKKLNPTYALFHIATPYPATVLYDQVLQEDSDVFGKAMFPEAFLQGEDLIKLKKVIRHAYLEFYLRPTYVGSRLLRGDLRSLSGQIKLLLGYL, encoded by the coding sequence GTGAAGATCGCCCTTGTTAATCCCTATCAAAGACGGCTCGTGAGCCGAAAGGGCAAGATCTACAACCGGGTGTGGCCGCCACTTGAGTTGGCAAATACTGGTGCGGTCCTCGAAGGGCAGGGTCATGAGGTAAGGATTGTCGACGCCAATGCCATGGCGCTGGCTCCTGAAAAAGTGGCCGATCTCGTTAGCGGCTTCGACAAAGTTTTTGTATCCTCCTCCAGCCTGGACAGGTGGCAATGCCCCTGTTTGGATATTGAGCCTTTCTTAAACGCGGTTTGTCAAATTAATCGCGTCTCTGATGAAATCTATGTGATTGGGGTGCATGGAACGGTAAAGCCGGCCGAGATTTTGGAACTGACCAGGGCAAAGGCGGTCATTCGCGGCGAACCGGAAATTACTGTGGCTGAGCTCTGTGAGGGACGGCCTCTTTCAGAAATCAAGGGACTGGCTTTTCGCGAGGCCGGAAAGGTCATTCTTACAGAAGAGCAGCGGCCGGTCGATTTAAACAACCTGCCCAAGCCTGCATTTCACTTGCTGCCGATGAATAGATATCATTATGAGGTCCTAGGGTACAATTTTACACTATTCGAGGGATCCAGAGGATGCGCTTCCAAGTGCAGGTTTTGCCTGTTGAAAATGTATGGTCTCGGCGTCCGCAGAAAGAAGTTGGAAAAACTTATCGAAGAAGTGGAATATGCTATTGCTAGCTTCGGAATAAAAAGAGCCTATTTCATGGATCTCGAATTTACGGTTTTTCGTGACCAGGTTCTGGATCTTTGTGATTACCTGAGCAGGAAACGATACGACTTTTGCTGGACTTGCCAGACCCGACTGGATCTTGTGGACGAGCACTTATTGAGGAAAATGAAACAGGCAGGCTGCCGCCTGATTCACTTTGGTGTAGAGGCTGGAGGCGACGGGTTGCTGGCAAGAGTCAATAAAAAGATCACGATCAGGCAAATCGAAGAGGGGATGCATCTGGTGCACCAAGCAGACATCGACTCTGCGTGTTTTTTCATGCTGGGCTTTCCCAACTCCGATGCCGGGGAAATGGAGGAAACAATCAACTTTGCCAAAAAGCTTAACCCGACTTACGCCCTTTTTCATATCGCTACGCCCTATCCGGCGACGGTCCTGTACGATCAGGTGCTGCAGGAGGATTCGGACGTTTTTGGCAAAGCCATGTTTCCGGAAGCATTCCTGCAGGGGGAAGATTTGATAAAGTTGAAGAAAGTCATCCGGCATGCCTATTTGGAATTCTATCTGAGGCCGACTTATGTTGGGAGCAGATTGTTGCGGGGCGACCTCAGATCCCTGAGTGGCCAGATCAAGCTGTTATTGGGCTACCTCTAG
- a CDS encoding polyprenol monophosphomannose synthase, with translation MKVFAVIPTYNEAQNLKLVVSQIHALQPSFNIVIVDDNSPDGTGKIADTLAQDDVRVHTIHRPRKAGLGTAYVEGFRYALANGADLIFEMDADLSHDPAYLQDFIMSADQADLVIGSRYKNGIRIEGWRFRRLLLSKLANIYVSYIMVRPVWDFTAGFRCYRRSVLEAIDLGCIRSDGYAFQIEMTYLAFERGFRVIEIPIIFKERRHGTSKISRRVVWEAFWITLKCRAPIFEIVKHLSFIFRDYNEFVNGAGSQSR, from the coding sequence GTGAAGGTTTTCGCCGTGATTCCAACGTATAATGAAGCTCAGAATCTTAAGCTAGTCGTGTCGCAAATACACGCACTTCAGCCTTCATTCAATATCGTTATTGTGGATGACAACTCACCGGATGGTACGGGCAAAATTGCCGATACTCTGGCGCAGGACGATGTTCGGGTCCACACGATTCACAGGCCGCGAAAAGCCGGTTTGGGAACAGCGTACGTAGAGGGATTCAGATATGCTCTTGCTAACGGCGCGGATCTCATATTCGAGATGGACGCTGATTTATCTCACGACCCTGCATATCTTCAGGACTTTATTATGAGCGCGGATCAGGCTGATCTGGTTATCGGAAGTCGATATAAAAATGGGATCAGAATAGAGGGGTGGAGGTTCCGCAGACTTCTGCTAAGCAAATTGGCGAATATTTATGTCTCTTATATTATGGTAAGGCCGGTTTGGGACTTCACTGCAGGATTTCGATGCTACCGCAGGTCGGTGCTTGAAGCCATTGATCTGGGCTGCATTAGATCGGATGGATATGCATTTCAGATCGAAATGACTTACTTAGCTTTTGAGCGCGGGTTCAGGGTCATAGAGATTCCGATTATTTTCAAGGAAAGGCGGCACGGGACATCAAAAATATCGCGACGTGTGGTGTGGGAGGCGTTCTGGATAACGTTGAAATGCCGTGCTCCGATATTCGAGATCGTGAAACATCTATCTTTTATTTTCAGAGATTATAATGAGTTTGTCAACGGTGCTGGGTCCCAGAGCAGGTAA
- a CDS encoding glycosyltransferase has translation MGKFVSVVVCCYNMGEQLRECLESLENQSYDNKEVIVVNDGSTDDSIGVLQTFQDRMRGLMTVASNAANLGVAASRNVGIGLAKGDIIAFTDADCTADPDWLSELVKGYCDKDVAAVGGYIGDECCNNIWERSERGHNYVASSEGYVSYIQGCNMSFDARVLRLHRFNQEIKYGYEEAMLCDDLIKGGFRIWYNPKAKVHHKHRAILLGLLRQKYLRGYSSIWYRKRQGMSPMLKRHFLMLLCLLLLPGLAINAVFGYGALICFALVVLGLLRDERLYGTKSMLEVLVTLPVMVGTEMAHFCGALAGVFVFRILEAGSKR, from the coding sequence ATGGGAAAGTTTGTTTCCGTGGTTGTGTGTTGCTATAACATGGGTGAGCAATTGAGAGAATGCCTTGAATCCTTAGAGAATCAATCCTATGACAATAAGGAGGTTATCGTTGTAAATGATGGTTCTACAGACGATAGCATTGGTGTTTTGCAGACATTTCAGGACCGGATGAGGGGCCTGATGACGGTGGCGTCCAATGCGGCGAATCTGGGAGTGGCTGCTTCCAGGAATGTAGGCATTGGGTTAGCAAAGGGCGACATAATTGCTTTCACAGATGCGGATTGCACCGCTGATCCAGACTGGTTATCTGAGCTGGTTAAGGGATACTGTGATAAGGATGTAGCCGCCGTCGGCGGCTATATTGGGGATGAATGCTGCAATAATATCTGGGAGCGGTCTGAACGAGGACACAATTATGTGGCCTCATCGGAGGGCTACGTTTCGTATATCCAGGGCTGCAACATGTCCTTTGACGCGCGCGTGCTTCGGTTGCATCGGTTCAATCAGGAAATCAAGTATGGATACGAAGAAGCAATGCTTTGCGACGACCTGATAAAGGGTGGATTTCGTATCTGGTACAACCCCAAGGCGAAGGTTCATCACAAGCACCGTGCGATTTTGTTAGGGTTGCTGAGACAGAAATATTTGAGAGGCTACAGCTCGATCTGGTATCGCAAGAGGCAGGGAATGTCACCGATGTTAAAGAGACACTTTCTTATGCTTTTGTGTCTACTGTTGCTGCCGGGCCTCGCGATTAATGCGGTGTTCGGGTACGGGGCGCTTATTTGCTTCGCGCTTGTTGTCCTTGGTCTTCTCAGAGATGAGCGGCTGTATGGGACAAAGAGTATGTTGGAGGTGTTGGTCACGCTTCCTGTTATGGTTGGAACGGAGATGGCACATTTTTGTGGTGCCTTGGCGGGTGTTTTTGTATTCCGAATATTGGAAGCGGGATCGAAGCGATGA